The following coding sequences lie in one Cronobacter universalis NCTC 9529 genomic window:
- the fkpA gene encoding FKBP-type peptidyl-prolyl cis-trans isomerase codes for MKSLFKVTLLATTMAVAFNAPLTFAAPAAQQQNNTAAADSKAAFQNDDQKSAYALGASLGRYMENSLKEQEKLGIKLDKNQLIAGVQDAFADKSKLSDQEIEQTLQAFETRVKGAAQAKVEKDATENETKGKAFRDKFAKEKGVKTSSTGLLYKVEKEGTGAAPKESDTVVVNYKGTLIDGQEFDNSYKRGEPLSFRLDGVIPGWTEGLKNIKKGGKIKLVIPPELAYGKNGVPGIPANSTLVFDVELLDINPAAKADAAPKAAAGDKADDAAKAK; via the coding sequence ATGAAATCACTGTTTAAAGTAACGTTGCTGGCGACCACGATGGCTGTGGCGTTCAACGCGCCCCTGACTTTTGCTGCGCCAGCCGCGCAGCAGCAGAATAATACTGCTGCCGCTGACAGCAAAGCCGCATTCCAGAACGACGATCAGAAATCGGCTTACGCGCTGGGTGCTTCGCTGGGCCGTTACATGGAAAACTCCCTGAAAGAGCAAGAGAAACTGGGCATCAAACTGGATAAAAACCAGCTGATCGCTGGTGTCCAGGACGCGTTTGCCGATAAGAGCAAACTCTCTGACCAGGAAATCGAGCAGACTCTGCAGGCTTTCGAAACTCGCGTGAAAGGCGCCGCTCAGGCGAAAGTCGAGAAAGACGCGACTGAAAACGAAACGAAAGGCAAAGCCTTCCGTGACAAGTTCGCCAAAGAGAAAGGCGTGAAGACCTCTTCTACCGGCCTGCTGTATAAAGTAGAGAAAGAAGGCACCGGCGCTGCGCCGAAAGAGAGCGACACCGTTGTGGTTAACTACAAAGGCACGCTTATCGACGGTCAGGAGTTCGACAACTCTTACAAACGCGGCGAGCCGCTCTCTTTCCGTCTTGACGGTGTGATCCCGGGCTGGACCGAAGGCCTGAAAAACATCAAGAAAGGCGGCAAAATCAAGCTGGTCATCCCGCCTGAGCTGGCTTACGGCAAAAACGGCGTTCCGGGTATTCCGGCTAACTCCACTCTGGTGTTTGACGTAGAGCTGCTGGATATCAATCCGGCGGCGAAAGCAGACGCCGCGCCGAAGGCCGCCGCAGGCGATAAAGCGGACGACGCCGCCAAAGCGAAGTAA
- a CDS encoding SlyX family protein, producing MQNESTEHRIAELESRLAFQETTIEDLNAAITKHELELAKMREQLKIMVEKIKASQPSMIASQAEETPPPHY from the coding sequence ATGCAAAACGAATCGACTGAACACCGCATCGCTGAGCTGGAAAGCCGGCTGGCGTTCCAGGAAACCACCATTGAGGACTTAAACGCCGCCATCACAAAGCATGAGCTGGAGCTGGCGAAGATGCGCGAACAGCTCAAAATTATGGTGGAGAAAATCAAAGCCTCGCAGCCGTCAATGATCGCATCGCAGGCGGAAGAAACGCCGCCGCCGCATTACTGA
- the slyD gene encoding peptidylprolyl isomerase has translation MKVAKDLVVSLAYQVRTEDGVLVDESPVSAPLDYLHGHGSLISGLESALEGHDVGDKFDVNVGANDAYGQYDENLVQRVPKDVFMGVDELQVGMRFLAETDQGPVPVEITEVGDDHVVVDGNHMLAGQNLNFNVEVVAIREATEEELAHGHVHGANGHHHDHDHDHDHDGCCGGHGHSHDHEHGKGGCGNGGCGCH, from the coding sequence ATGAAAGTAGCAAAAGACCTGGTGGTCAGCCTGGCCTATCAGGTACGTACAGAAGACGGTGTATTGGTTGATGAGTCTCCGGTGAGTGCGCCGCTGGACTACCTGCATGGTCACGGCTCCCTGATTTCCGGCCTGGAATCTGCGCTGGAAGGTCACGATGTTGGCGATAAATTCGACGTGAACGTAGGCGCCAACGACGCTTACGGCCAGTACGATGAAAACCTGGTGCAGCGCGTACCGAAAGACGTCTTCATGGGCGTTGATGAGCTGCAGGTCGGCATGCGTTTCCTGGCGGAAACCGATCAGGGCCCGGTACCGGTAGAAATTACCGAAGTGGGCGACGACCATGTCGTGGTTGACGGCAACCACATGCTGGCGGGCCAGAACCTGAACTTCAACGTAGAAGTTGTTGCTATCCGCGAAGCGACCGAAGAAGAACTGGCCCATGGCCACGTTCACGGCGCGAACGGTCATCATCACGACCACGATCATGACCACGATCACGACGGTTGCTGCGGCGGTCACGGCCATAGCCACGACCACGAGCACGGTAAAGGCGGTTGCGGTAACGGCGGCTGCGGTTGCCACTAA
- a CDS encoding YheV family putative zinc ribbon protein, with product MAVRKRFIAGAVCPKCQAQDSLAMWRENQVDIVECVKCGHQMREADKGVREKVRKDEQVIGIFYPD from the coding sequence ATGGCTGTGCGTAAACGTTTTATTGCCGGGGCCGTCTGCCCGAAATGCCAGGCGCAGGATTCTCTCGCCATGTGGCGTGAAAATCAGGTCGATATCGTCGAGTGCGTAAAGTGCGGGCATCAGATGCGCGAGGCGGATAAAGGAGTTCGCGAGAAGGTTCGCAAAGATGAGCAAGTCATAGGGATTTTTTATCCCGACTAG
- the kefB gene encoding glutathione-regulated potassium-efflux system protein KefB — protein MEGSDLLLAGILFLFAAVVAVPIAARLGIGAVLGYLLAGIAIGPWGLGFISDVDEILHFSELGVVFLMFLIGLELNPSKLWKLRRSIFGIGAAQVLLSAVVLAGLLMLTDFAWQAAVVGGIGLAMSSTAMALQLMRDKGMNRTEGGQLGFSVLLFQDLAVIPALAMVPLLAGNGDEHPDWLKIGMKVLAFAVMLVGGRYLLRPVFRFIAGSGVREVFTAAALLLVLGSALFMDLLGLSMALGTFIAGILLAESEYRHELEIAIEPFKGLLLGLFFISVGMALNLGVLYTHILWVVMSVVVLVSVKMAVLYGLGRFQGLRRTERLPFAGVLSQGGEFAFVLFSSASSQKLFHNDQMALLLVTVTLSMMTTPLVMKGINRLLARHFNAQDEHDETPYVEDDKPQVIIVGFGRFGQVIGRLLMANKMRITVLERDISAVNLMRKYGYKVYYGDATELELLRAAGAESAESIVVTCNDPEDTMRIVHLCQQHFPQLEILARARGRVEAHELLQAGVKQFSRETFSSALELGRKTLISLGMHPHQAQRAQLHFRRLDMRMLRELMPVHTDNAQISRVREARRELEEIFHREMQQERRQLDGWDEFE, from the coding sequence ATGGAAGGTTCGGACCTGCTGCTGGCAGGCATTCTGTTTCTTTTCGCCGCGGTAGTGGCGGTGCCAATCGCGGCGCGCCTGGGCATCGGCGCGGTGCTGGGCTATTTGCTGGCGGGGATCGCCATCGGCCCGTGGGGGCTTGGCTTTATCAGCGACGTCGACGAGATCCTGCACTTTTCAGAGCTGGGCGTCGTGTTTCTGATGTTCCTGATAGGGCTTGAGCTGAATCCGTCAAAACTCTGGAAGCTGCGGCGTTCTATTTTCGGCATTGGCGCAGCCCAGGTGCTGTTAAGCGCCGTGGTGCTGGCGGGCCTCCTGATGCTGACCGATTTCGCGTGGCAGGCGGCCGTGGTGGGCGGCATCGGCCTTGCGATGTCGTCGACCGCGATGGCGTTGCAGCTGATGCGCGATAAAGGCATGAACCGCACCGAAGGCGGCCAGCTAGGGTTCTCTGTGCTGCTGTTTCAGGATCTCGCGGTGATCCCGGCGCTGGCGATGGTGCCTCTGCTGGCGGGCAATGGCGATGAGCATCCTGACTGGCTGAAAATCGGCATGAAGGTGCTGGCGTTCGCCGTGATGCTGGTGGGTGGGCGTTATCTCCTGCGCCCGGTGTTTAGGTTTATTGCCGGTTCCGGCGTGCGCGAGGTGTTTACCGCCGCCGCGCTGCTGCTGGTGCTCGGCTCCGCGCTGTTTATGGATTTGCTGGGGCTTTCTATGGCGCTCGGCACGTTTATCGCCGGCATTCTGCTGGCTGAAAGCGAATATCGCCACGAGCTGGAAATCGCTATTGAGCCCTTTAAAGGCCTGCTGCTGGGGCTCTTTTTTATCTCTGTCGGCATGGCGCTGAACCTGGGCGTCCTCTATACCCATATTCTGTGGGTCGTGATGAGCGTGGTCGTGCTGGTGAGCGTCAAGATGGCGGTGCTGTATGGCCTCGGGCGTTTTCAGGGCCTGCGGCGCACCGAACGGTTGCCGTTCGCGGGCGTGTTGAGCCAGGGCGGGGAGTTCGCCTTTGTGCTCTTCTCCAGCGCCTCGTCGCAGAAGCTTTTCCATAATGACCAGATGGCGCTGCTGCTGGTGACGGTGACGCTTTCGATGATGACCACGCCGCTGGTGATGAAAGGCATCAACCGGCTGCTGGCGCGTCACTTCAACGCTCAGGACGAGCACGATGAAACGCCTTATGTGGAAGATGATAAGCCGCAGGTGATTATTGTCGGCTTCGGACGTTTCGGGCAGGTGATTGGCCGCCTGCTGATGGCCAACAAAATGCGAATTACGGTGCTGGAGCGCGATATCAGCGCGGTGAACCTGATGCGTAAATATGGCTACAAGGTTTACTATGGCGACGCCACCGAGCTTGAACTGCTGCGCGCCGCCGGGGCCGAATCCGCAGAGTCTATCGTCGTGACCTGCAACGACCCGGAAGACACGATGCGCATCGTGCATCTCTGCCAGCAGCACTTTCCGCAACTGGAAATCCTGGCGCGGGCGCGCGGGCGCGTTGAAGCGCATGAGCTTCTTCAGGCGGGCGTAAAGCAGTTTTCACGCGAGACGTTCTCCAGCGCCCTGGAGCTTGGGCGCAAGACGCTGATTTCGCTTGGGATGCATCCGCATCAGGCGCAGCGCGCGCAGCTTCATTTCCGGCGCCTTGATATGCGCATGCTGCGCGAACTGATGCCGGTGCATACCGATAACGCGCAAATCTCCCGTGTACGCGAGGCGCGGCGCGAGCTGGAGGAGATTTTCCATCGCGAGATGCAGCAGGAACGACGCCAGCTGGACGGCTGGGACGAATTTGAATAG
- the kefG gene encoding glutathione-regulated potassium-efflux system ancillary protein KefG: MMSQTAKVLLLYAHPESQDSVANRVLLKPALQLPNVTVHDLYAHYPDFFIDISHEQALLRDHDVIVFQFPLYTYSCPALLKEWFDRVLSRGFASGVGGNALAGKYWRCVITTGEPETAYRPDGFNRYALTDILRPFELTAAMCRMYWMTPLIIYWARRQSLSELASHGHAYERWLADPLTPGGF; encoded by the coding sequence ATGATGTCACAGACAGCGAAAGTTTTGCTGCTGTATGCCCATCCGGAATCTCAGGACTCGGTGGCCAACCGGGTTTTGCTTAAGCCGGCTCTGCAATTACCAAATGTCACGGTGCATGACCTCTATGCCCACTATCCCGATTTCTTTATTGATATCAGCCATGAGCAGGCGTTGCTGCGCGATCATGATGTGATTGTTTTTCAGTTCCCGCTTTACACCTATAGCTGTCCGGCGCTGCTGAAAGAGTGGTTCGACCGCGTGTTGAGCCGCGGTTTCGCGAGCGGCGTGGGCGGCAATGCGCTTGCCGGCAAATACTGGCGCTGCGTTATTACCACCGGCGAGCCGGAGACGGCTTATCGCCCGGACGGGTTTAACCGCTATGCCCTGACCGACATCCTGCGGCCTTTCGAGCTAACCGCCGCCATGTGCCGTATGTACTGGATGACGCCGCTGATTATTTACTGGGCGCGGCGTCAGTCGCTTTCCGAACTGGCGTCTCACGGCCACGCGTATGAGCGCTGGCTGGCGGACCCTTTAACGCCGGGAGGCTTTTGA
- a CDS encoding ABC transporter ATP-binding protein, translated as MIVFSSLQIRRGTRVLLDNATATINPGQKVGLVGKNGCGKSTLLSLLKNEISADGGSFTYPGTWQLAWVNQETPALAQPALEYVIDGDREYRAFERELNDATERNDGHAIATAHGKLDAIDAWTIRSRAASLLHGLGFSNEQLTRPVSDFSGGWRMRLNLAQALICRSDLLLLDEPTNHLDLDAVIWLEKWLKSYNGTLILISHDRDFLDPVVDKIIHIEQQNMFEYTGNYSSFERQRATRLAQQQATYESQQQRVAHLQSFIDRFKAKASKAKQAQSRIKMLERMELIAPAHVDNPFHFSFRAPESLPNPLLKMEKVSAGYGERIILNSIKLNLVPGSRIGLLGRNGAGKSTLIKLLAGELAPVSGDIGLAKGIKLGYFAQHQLEFLRADESPLQHLARIAPRETEQQLRDYLGGFGFQGDKVTEATERFSGGEKARLVLALIVWQRPNLLLLDEPTNHLDLDMRQALTDALIEFEGALVVVSHDRHLIRSTTDDLYLVHDGKVEPFDGDLDDYQQWLSDVQKQESQGDDASREKDNGNSAQARKDQKRREAELRTQTQPLRKEITRLEKEMEKLNATLAGVEEKLADSAIYDPARKAEMNECLQTQAKTKAALEECEMAWLDAQEQLEAMLQSE; from the coding sequence ATGATTGTTTTCTCCTCGTTACAAATTCGTCGCGGCACTCGCGTGCTGCTGGACAACGCCACCGCCACGATCAATCCGGGTCAGAAAGTGGGCCTGGTGGGCAAAAACGGCTGCGGCAAATCCACGCTCCTGTCGCTTCTGAAAAACGAGATTAGCGCCGACGGCGGGAGTTTCACCTACCCCGGCACCTGGCAGCTCGCCTGGGTGAATCAGGAAACGCCCGCGCTCGCGCAGCCCGCGCTGGAATATGTAATTGACGGCGATCGCGAATACCGCGCCTTTGAGCGCGAACTGAACGACGCCACCGAGCGCAACGACGGTCACGCCATCGCCACGGCGCATGGCAAGCTGGACGCCATCGACGCCTGGACCATTCGCTCACGCGCCGCGAGCCTCCTGCACGGGCTGGGCTTCAGCAACGAACAGCTGACGCGTCCGGTGAGCGATTTCTCCGGCGGCTGGCGTATGCGTCTTAACCTCGCGCAGGCGCTGATTTGCCGCTCCGATCTGCTGCTGCTCGACGAACCGACCAACCACCTCGATCTCGATGCGGTCATCTGGCTGGAGAAATGGCTGAAAAGCTATAACGGCACGCTGATCCTTATCTCGCACGACCGCGATTTCCTGGATCCGGTGGTGGACAAAATCATTCATATCGAACAGCAAAATATGTTCGAGTACACCGGCAACTACAGCTCGTTCGAGCGCCAGCGCGCCACGCGTCTCGCCCAGCAGCAGGCGACATACGAAAGCCAGCAGCAGCGCGTCGCGCACCTGCAAAGCTTTATCGATCGCTTTAAAGCGAAAGCGTCCAAAGCGAAGCAGGCGCAGAGCCGCATCAAAATGCTGGAGCGCATGGAGCTGATTGCGCCTGCCCATGTGGACAACCCGTTCCACTTCAGCTTTCGCGCGCCGGAAAGCCTGCCCAACCCGCTGCTTAAAATGGAAAAAGTCAGCGCCGGTTACGGCGAGCGCATCATTCTGAACTCCATCAAGCTCAACCTGGTGCCCGGCTCGCGCATCGGTCTGCTGGGGCGCAACGGCGCAGGCAAATCAACGCTGATTAAACTGCTGGCGGGCGAACTTGCGCCAGTCAGCGGCGATATCGGGCTCGCCAAAGGCATTAAGCTCGGATACTTCGCCCAGCATCAGCTGGAGTTTTTACGCGCCGACGAATCGCCGTTGCAGCATCTGGCGCGCATCGCCCCGCGTGAAACCGAACAGCAGCTGCGCGACTATCTCGGCGGCTTCGGCTTCCAGGGCGATAAAGTCACCGAAGCCACCGAGCGGTTCTCCGGCGGCGAGAAAGCGCGGCTGGTGCTGGCGCTGATCGTCTGGCAGCGCCCTAACCTGCTGCTGCTCGATGAGCCGACCAACCACCTGGATCTCGACATGCGCCAGGCGCTGACTGACGCGCTGATCGAATTCGAAGGCGCGCTGGTGGTGGTCTCGCACGACCGTCACCTGATCCGCTCCACCACCGACGATCTCTATCTGGTGCACGACGGCAAAGTCGAACCGTTCGACGGCGATCTGGACGATTACCAGCAGTGGCTGAGCGACGTGCAGAAGCAGGAGAGCCAGGGCGACGACGCCAGCCGCGAGAAAGACAACGGCAATAGCGCGCAGGCGCGCAAAGATCAGAAGCGCCGCGAGGCGGAGCTGCGCACCCAAACGCAGCCGCTGCGTAAAGAGATAACCCGTCTGGAAAAAGAGATGGAAAAGCTCAACGCCACGCTTGCGGGCGTCGAAGAGAAGCTCGCCGACAGCGCCATTTACGATCCGGCTCGCAAAGCGGAGATGAATGAGTGTCTGCAAACGCAGGCGAAGACCAAAGCGGCGCTGGAAGAGTGCGAAATGGCGTGGCTGGACGCGCAGGAACAACTGGAAGCGATGCTACAAAGCGAGTAG
- a CDS encoding nicotinate phosphoribosyltransferase: MNMNPILAIDGYKVSHREQYPAGTTKVYSNFTPRSDRHFHSPVADGKLVFFGLQGFLQWFLVDLFNAQFFARPEAEVVDEYQAVMDSYIGKGAVSADHICALHQLGYLPLHIKALDEGSKVAMKVPVLTITNTLPEFFWLVNYLETVLSAELWKSSTNATIAHHYRTICERWAEKTCSDVSHLDFQCHDFSFRGMSGLQDTAQAGCGHLLSFKGTDNIPSMLYARDYYTQGQECFIAASIPATEHSVMCMGEKESEIETFRRLICDLYPNGFVSIVSDTWDYWRVITEYTRELKTQIMAREGHVVFRPDSGDPVEILCGTGADDDTRADRTPEEKGSVEVLWEIFGGTVNDKGFKVLDPHVGLIYGDSITLERAEEILRRLAAKGFASSNVVFGVGSFTYQYNTRDTFGFAMKATYGEVNGVGRMIFKEPKTDSGLKRSARGLLRVERDDNGDYQLFDEQTLEQEQQGELKTRFLDGKLHGVEHLETLRQRLAAQR; encoded by the coding sequence ATGAACATGAATCCGATTCTGGCTATTGATGGCTACAAAGTGTCGCACCGCGAGCAGTACCCGGCAGGCACCACTAAAGTCTATTCCAACTTTACGCCGCGCAGCGACCGTCATTTCCACTCTCCTGTCGCGGACGGCAAGCTGGTGTTCTTCGGCCTGCAGGGGTTCCTGCAATGGTTCCTGGTCGATCTGTTTAACGCGCAGTTCTTCGCGCGCCCTGAGGCGGAAGTGGTAGACGAATATCAGGCGGTGATGGACAGCTACATCGGCAAAGGCGCTGTCAGCGCGGATCACATTTGCGCGCTGCATCAGCTTGGTTACCTGCCGCTGCATATCAAAGCGCTGGATGAAGGCAGCAAAGTGGCGATGAAAGTGCCGGTGCTGACCATTACCAATACCCTTCCGGAATTCTTCTGGCTGGTGAACTACCTGGAAACGGTGCTCTCGGCGGAGCTGTGGAAATCCTCCACCAACGCCACTATCGCGCACCACTACCGGACTATCTGCGAGCGCTGGGCTGAGAAAACCTGCTCTGACGTAAGCCACCTCGATTTTCAGTGCCACGATTTCTCGTTTCGCGGCATGTCTGGCCTTCAGGATACCGCGCAGGCGGGCTGCGGCCACCTGCTGAGCTTTAAAGGCACCGATAATATTCCGTCGATGCTCTACGCGCGGGATTACTACACCCAGGGCCAGGAGTGCTTCATTGCCGCGTCCATCCCGGCGACCGAGCACAGCGTGATGTGCATGGGCGAGAAAGAGAGCGAAATCGAGACGTTCCGCCGCCTGATTTGCGATCTCTACCCGAACGGCTTTGTCTCGATTGTCTCGGATACCTGGGACTACTGGCGCGTCATCACGGAATATACCCGTGAGCTGAAAACGCAGATCATGGCGCGTGAAGGCCACGTGGTGTTCCGCCCGGACAGCGGCGACCCGGTGGAGATCCTCTGCGGCACCGGTGCCGATGACGACACGCGCGCCGACCGCACGCCGGAAGAGAAAGGCTCGGTTGAGGTGCTGTGGGAAATTTTCGGCGGCACCGTCAATGACAAAGGCTTCAAAGTGCTCGACCCGCATGTGGGCCTGATTTACGGCGATTCTATTACGCTTGAACGCGCCGAAGAGATCCTGCGCCGTCTGGCGGCGAAAGGCTTCGCCAGCTCAAACGTGGTGTTCGGCGTCGGTTCGTTTACGTATCAGTACAACACCCGCGACACGTTCGGCTTTGCGATGAAAGCGACGTACGGCGAAGTGAACGGCGTGGGGCGCATGATTTTCAAAGAGCCGAAAACCGACAGCGGACTGAAACGCTCAGCGCGCGGGCTGCTGCGCGTCGAGCGTGACGATAACGGCGATTATCAATTGTTTGACGAACAGACCCTGGAGCAGGAGCAGCAGGGTGAACTGAAAACCCGTTTCCTGGATGGCAAACTTCACGGCGTGGAGCATCTGGAAACCCTGCGCCAGCGCCTGGCGGCGCAGCGTTAA
- the prs gene encoding ribose-phosphate diphosphokinase yields the protein MMQPQLMVDGQEIATQTGRFPDGAVWAKVTGELPRVASLMRIRAAAMKTMDDFMLLAQLTDAVRQHCDVRFSHLELPWLPYARQDRHMQPGDSFALKVFARQLNTLGFDKVIVLDPHSEAAAAAIENLVAIPQERCLLQSKTLERALKAGELMLVAPDAGALKKIHAVAQAAGVHEFAILTKQRNVATGELTGFRLVDGDVKGKAVLIVDDLCDAGGTFIGSAQVLRDAGASSVSLYVTHGVFSKGVENLLNNGIDKLYTTTSFAPAELAQERVEMIDINTIYNA from the coding sequence ATGATGCAGCCGCAACTGATGGTAGACGGACAAGAGATTGCAACACAGACCGGGCGTTTTCCTGACGGCGCCGTGTGGGCGAAAGTGACCGGCGAACTGCCGCGCGTCGCCTCGCTGATGCGTATTCGCGCCGCCGCCATGAAAACGATGGACGATTTCATGCTGCTGGCGCAACTGACCGACGCGGTGCGCCAGCACTGTGATGTGCGCTTCAGCCATCTGGAACTGCCGTGGCTGCCGTATGCCCGCCAGGACAGGCACATGCAGCCGGGCGACAGCTTCGCGCTGAAGGTCTTCGCCCGCCAGCTGAACACCCTCGGTTTCGACAAAGTGATCGTACTCGACCCGCACAGCGAAGCCGCCGCCGCCGCGATTGAAAATCTGGTGGCTATCCCGCAGGAGCGTTGCCTGCTACAAAGCAAGACGCTGGAGCGCGCCCTGAAGGCCGGCGAGTTAATGCTGGTGGCGCCGGATGCCGGGGCGCTTAAAAAAATCCATGCCGTCGCGCAGGCCGCGGGCGTTCATGAGTTCGCCATTCTGACCAAACAGCGCAACGTCGCGACCGGCGAGCTGACCGGTTTTCGCCTGGTGGACGGCGACGTGAAAGGCAAAGCGGTGCTGATTGTGGACGATCTCTGCGACGCGGGCGGCACGTTTATCGGCTCAGCCCAGGTACTGCGTGACGCCGGGGCAAGCAGCGTGAGCCTCTACGTGACCCACGGCGTGTTTTCCAAAGGCGTCGAAAACCTGCTGAATAACGGCATTGATAAGCTTTATACAACCACCTCCTTCGCGCCCGCTGAACTGGCGCAGGAACGGGTAGAAATGATTGATATCAATACAATTTATAACGCGTAA
- a CDS encoding NUDIX hydrolase, with product MTTEAEYLENYDPARFPSPLVTVDSVLFTLHDQALCVLLVQRARQPQQGRWALPGGFIDMQKDDSTHATALRKLTEKTGVRPSWLEQLETFSGPDRDPRGWSLTTAWFALIAWVDCQPHIASVSDAQWVPVAELGAIELAFDHQTIIEAALRRLRQKTMYSLLPVYCLPECFTLSQLQEATEIILGQPIQRKSLIRRFEASGMFEETGESVATGARKARLWRRKPDADIHLFSRNLLAE from the coding sequence ATGACCACTGAAGCGGAATATCTGGAAAACTACGACCCTGCGCGATTCCCTTCTCCGCTGGTGACCGTCGACAGCGTGCTGTTCACCCTGCATGACCAGGCGCTTTGCGTGCTGCTGGTACAGCGCGCCCGCCAGCCGCAGCAGGGGCGCTGGGCGCTGCCGGGCGGGTTTATCGATATGCAGAAAGATGATTCCACCCACGCGACGGCGCTGCGTAAGCTGACCGAAAAAACCGGCGTGCGCCCGTCATGGCTGGAGCAACTGGAGACGTTTTCCGGCCCGGATCGCGATCCGCGCGGCTGGAGCCTCACCACGGCCTGGTTTGCGCTGATCGCCTGGGTCGACTGCCAGCCGCATATCGCCTCCGTCAGCGATGCGCAGTGGGTGCCGGTGGCGGAGCTTGGCGCTATCGAGCTGGCGTTCGATCACCAGACGATTATCGAGGCCGCCCTGCGCCGCCTGCGCCAGAAGACGATGTATTCGCTCCTGCCGGTCTACTGCCTGCCGGAGTGCTTTACGCTAAGCCAGCTTCAGGAGGCGACGGAAATTATTCTCGGCCAGCCCATCCAGCGTAAGAGCCTCATCCGCCGCTTTGAAGCGTCCGGCATGTTTGAAGAAACCGGCGAGAGCGTCGCCACCGGCGCGCGTAAAGCCAGGCTCTGGCGACGCAAGCCGGATGCCGATATTCACCTTTTCTCGCGCAATTTACTGGCCGAGTGA
- a CDS encoding hydrolase, translating into MADITPAELPALNTDSSHFQPMPGVSNPHLQTMLPRVLRRRVQFEPHWQRLDLPDGDFVDLAFSENPDQARHKPRLVVFHGLEGSLHSPYVHGLIHAAKARGWLGVVMHFRGCSGVPNKLGRIYHSGETEDGTFFLRWLDERYGTVPTAAVGYSLGGNMLGCLMAEIDGRFPLTAGVIVSAPFMLEHCCNHMEKGFSRFYQFYLLNLLKANATRKLKAWPGTLPIELAQLKRLRRIRDFDDLITSKIHGFSDAVDYYRQCSAMPRLASITRPTLIIHAKDDPFMDHHVIPDTATLPANIEYQLTEHGGHVGFVGGTLRQPKMWLEQRIPDWLTPYLDR; encoded by the coding sequence ATGGCCGACATTACTCCCGCAGAACTTCCTGCACTGAACACCGATTCTTCACACTTTCAGCCAATGCCGGGAGTCAGCAATCCACACCTGCAAACCATGCTGCCGCGCGTGCTGCGCCGCCGGGTGCAGTTTGAGCCGCACTGGCAGCGTCTGGATCTGCCGGATGGCGATTTTGTCGACCTGGCGTTTAGCGAAAACCCCGATCAGGCGCGTCATAAGCCGCGTCTGGTGGTTTTTCACGGGCTCGAAGGCAGCCTGCACAGCCCTTACGTCCACGGGCTTATCCATGCGGCGAAAGCGCGCGGCTGGCTCGGCGTGGTGATGCATTTTCGCGGCTGTAGCGGCGTGCCGAACAAACTGGGGCGCATTTATCATTCGGGCGAAACCGAAGACGGCACCTTTTTCCTGCGCTGGCTGGATGAACGCTACGGCACCGTGCCGACGGCGGCGGTCGGCTATTCGCTCGGCGGCAATATGCTCGGCTGCCTGATGGCGGAGATCGACGGCCGCTTCCCGCTGACGGCAGGCGTGATTGTGTCCGCGCCGTTTATGCTCGAACACTGCTGCAACCATATGGAAAAAGGCTTTTCGCGCTTTTATCAGTTCTATCTGTTAAACCTGCTGAAAGCCAACGCCACCCGCAAGCTGAAAGCCTGGCCCGGCACGCTGCCGATTGAGCTCGCCCAGCTTAAACGCCTGCGCCGCATCCGCGATTTCGATGATTTGATTACGTCGAAAATCCACGGCTTCAGCGATGCCGTCGATTATTATCGCCAGTGCAGCGCGATGCCGCGTCTCGCCAGCATCACCCGTCCGACGCTGATTATTCACGCTAAAGACGACCCGTTTATGGATCATCACGTCATCCCCGATACCGCCACGTTGCCTGCTAATATTGAATATCAGCTGACAGAGCATGGCGGTCATGTGGGCTTTGTCGGCGGCACGCTGCGCCAGCCTAAAATGTGGCTGGAACAGCGCATTCCTGACTGGTTAACCCCTTATCTGGACCGATAA
- a CDS encoding YheU family protein, which produces MIIPWQEIAPDTLERLIEAFVLREGTDYGEHERSLEQKVADVRRQLQSGEAVLVWSELHETVNIMPRSQFRG; this is translated from the coding sequence ATGATCATTCCCTGGCAAGAGATCGCGCCCGACACCCTGGAGCGCCTGATTGAAGCCTTCGTCTTGCGCGAAGGCACCGATTATGGTGAACATGAACGCTCGCTTGAGCAAAAGGTCGCCGACGTGCGGCGTCAGTTGCAAAGCGGCGAAGCCGTTCTGGTGTGGTCTGAACTGCACGAAACGGTCAATATCATGCCGCGTTCGCAGTTTCGCGGTTAA